The following proteins are co-located in the Planococcus plakortidis genome:
- a CDS encoding FAD-dependent monooxygenase, translating to MKPQILIVGAGPTGLALAYSLARQGVPFRIIDRNAGPGTASRALAVHARILEQYDQLGLAKRNIERGHPVLSLDVSDGKQVRAHIKFHELGKGQSPFPFILSLPQDEHEEILVYELNKIGVEVEWNTSLLSFEDTGHGVKTVLQQQGQPEETAEFAYLCGCDGAGSMIRKGLGFDFPGGTYKQLFFVADVETEKPVDDMEKMDMYMDEDGFILYMSVRNAYTKRILGIVPEEFYERSDVTYEEINDYVVNKIRVNAAKVNWFSTYRVHNRVSERFQKGRIFILGDAGHLHSPTGGQGMNTGIGDAINLGWKLAAVVQEKADPKILSTYEQERIAFARRLIATTDKAFQTIVNQKLPGTLLREYAVPYVLPSVFKFPFASKNAFRILSQIHINYRSSLLSKGKAGKIFAGMRLPWIETANSDNFAPLRSIDWQIHVYGKATPELIGFARSQSMELHEFPWEANMKDAGFKQDALYLIRPDGHVALATDGQWLRVLNMYLESFGIEAFGAK from the coding sequence ATGAAACCACAAATCTTAATCGTCGGAGCGGGCCCCACCGGCCTGGCTTTGGCCTATAGCTTGGCGCGTCAAGGCGTGCCGTTCCGCATCATCGACCGGAATGCAGGGCCCGGCACCGCCTCGCGTGCGCTCGCCGTGCATGCGCGCATATTGGAACAATACGACCAGCTCGGTCTCGCCAAGCGCAATATCGAACGCGGCCACCCGGTTTTGTCGCTCGATGTCAGCGATGGCAAACAAGTGCGGGCCCACATCAAATTCCACGAGCTCGGCAAAGGGCAAAGCCCATTCCCGTTTATCCTGAGCTTGCCGCAAGACGAACACGAAGAAATCCTCGTTTACGAATTGAATAAGATCGGCGTCGAAGTGGAATGGAACACGTCCCTGTTGTCGTTCGAAGATACCGGACATGGCGTGAAGACCGTGTTGCAGCAGCAAGGCCAGCCGGAAGAGACAGCGGAATTCGCCTATCTTTGCGGATGCGACGGCGCCGGCAGCATGATCCGGAAAGGGCTCGGCTTCGACTTCCCCGGCGGCACATACAAGCAATTGTTCTTTGTCGCCGATGTCGAAACCGAGAAGCCGGTAGATGACATGGAAAAGATGGACATGTATATGGATGAGGACGGCTTCATCCTGTATATGTCGGTCCGCAACGCCTACACGAAACGGATCCTCGGCATCGTGCCCGAAGAATTCTACGAACGCAGCGATGTCACTTACGAGGAAATCAACGATTACGTGGTCAATAAAATCCGCGTGAACGCCGCCAAGGTCAATTGGTTCTCGACTTACCGCGTCCATAACCGCGTCAGCGAGCGATTTCAGAAAGGGCGTATCTTCATCCTGGGCGATGCCGGCCATTTGCACAGCCCGACCGGCGGACAAGGCATGAACACCGGCATCGGGGACGCCATTAACCTCGGATGGAAACTCGCAGCGGTCGTTCAAGAAAAAGCCGACCCTAAAATACTCAGCACCTACGAACAAGAACGCATCGCCTTTGCGCGCCGCTTGATCGCAACGACCGACAAAGCATTCCAGACAATCGTCAACCAGAAACTGCCGGGGACTTTACTCCGGGAGTATGCCGTCCCTTACGTCTTGCCGTCGGTATTCAAATTTCCGTTCGCCTCAAAAAACGCATTTAGGATCTTATCTCAAATCCACATCAATTATCGCAGCAGTCTCCTGAGCAAAGGCAAAGCAGGCAAAATCTTCGCCGGCATGCGCTTGCCGTGGATCGAAACCGCAAACAGCGATAATTTCGCGCCGCTGCGTTCCATCGATTGGCAAATCCATGTCTACGGAAAAGCGACTCCTGAACTCATCGGCTTCGCCCGCTCACAGTCGATGGAACTCCACGAATTTCCTTGGGAAGCGAACATGAAAGACGCCGGATTCAAGCAAGATGCGCTGTATCTGATTCGGCCGGATGGCCACGTGGCGCTTGCGACTGATGGGCAATGGCTGCGTGTGCTGAACATGTATTTGGAGTCTTTTGGGATCGAAGCGTTTGGAGCGAAGTGA